In Drosophila santomea strain STO CAGO 1482 chromosome 3L, Prin_Dsan_1.1, whole genome shotgun sequence, a single window of DNA contains:
- the LOC120448553 gene encoding uncharacterized protein LOC120448553 has product MSQPRKCTTRGRNAATEDPETVNFPTSEVGSPQPQAITDDRLSTILEMQHRNLLEIVNAVRGSQTTQVVVLPKFNPESAGSSAATWCSTVDLIVGENPLDGSALLMALTKSLEGSASNWLSQICFAGMTWSQFQEMFLQQYEGNETPAATVFNVLNGRPNDGECLALYGSRLITTLMAKWKSMTAEEIAVSVALAHAANIDGRLQRTVFTTTVKTRNELQNELRAFSYGKRKDHPVPENSTSKRARLHPNVKCHFCGKIGHKIADCRSVKNNLKNQQGSSSSIGRLSDSKPGSITCYRCGNQGHIASACPARQSLSNQTKADEKRVNVCHVVEPIGTLISSD; this is encoded by the coding sequence ATGTCGCAACCGAGGAAGTGTACGACTCGCGGGCGGAACGCGGCAACAGAGGACCCTGAAACAGTTAACTTcccgacatcagaagtgggatcgccTCAGCCCCAAGCCATCACTGATGATCGCCTGTCCACAATTTTGGAAATGCAGCATCGTAATCTATTGGAAATTGTGAATGCCGTGAGGGGCTCGCAGACTACACAAGTAGTTGTACTACCCAAGTTCAACCCTGAGTCCGCCGGTTCAAGTGCAGCCACTTGGTGCTCTACAGTGGACCTTATTGTAGGAGAAAATCCTCTGGATGGCAGTGCTTTGCTCATGGCCTTAACCAAATCATTGGAGGGCAGTGCTTCTAATTGGCTGTCACAAATTTGTTTCGCCGGAATGACTTGGAGCCAATTCCAAGAAATGTTCCTTCAGCAGTATGAAGGCAATGAgacgccagcagcaacagtctTTAATGTATTAAACGGGCGGCCAAACGACGGCGAATGTCTTGCGCTGTATGGTAGCCGATTAATAACAACACTTATGGCAAAATGGAAGTCTATGACCGCAGAAGAAATTGCAGTGTCTGTTGCCCTGGCACATGCTGCAAATATAGATGGTAGGCTGCAACGCACTGTGTTCACAACTACTGTCAAAACACGCAACGAGTTGCAGAACGAGCTAAGAGCGTTTTCGTATGGCAAGAGGAAGGACCATCCCGTTCCAGAAAATTCTACCAGCAAAAGAGCTCGCCTACACCCAAATGTTAAGTGCCACTTTTGTGGAAAAATTGGCCACAAGATAGCTGACTGCCGCTCCGTGAAAAACAACTTAAAGAATCAACAAGGATCTAGTTCGAGTATTGGGCGCTTATCTGACTCTAAACCTGGGTCAATTACTTGCTATAGATGTGGAAACCAGGGGCATATAGCGTCAGCTTGCCCTGCAAGACAATCGTTGTCAAACCAAACTAAAGCCGACGAGAAGCGTGTCAACGTGTGTCACGTAGTCGAGCCAATTGGGACATTGATATCATCGG